A stretch of the Flavobacterium sp. 5 genome encodes the following:
- a CDS encoding alpha-2-macroglobulin — MKTKGLIFVFCVFFLFQGCSKKSAADFNSDFSLFKEYIVSFTGGIVSAQSDIRVVLAFDNNWKVNQVLDDDLLDISPNVHGKVVALSNNTIAFIPEKKLESGTEYQVTLHLDKINPKVAEKHKELSQFNFTVKTIKQDFTLNTLDVQSYSKEYQYLNCVLKTADNMDFETAKKLVEAEHNGKDLHVIFEKSPAVAREFKFRIDSIQRVDITSNLAISYDGTDYDMDQKGTIDFPITTLNEFKIIKSELQGEGNQSLSINFSEPLEKGQDFKGLVAIQNTNNLKFSTQGNVLKVYFNNEKEVKKPVEVIPEVAPEVIVADTSAVAVDSASVVVEESVVEVVEPEPAVFSQKLAGDLLLEVFQGIESEYGKKLNANYSEKISFDEIKPNVRFLKSGTILPSSNNLKLNFEAVNLSAVDVKVYKIYKNNILQFLQDNELNGTRNLKRVGQPIAKSTINLKENSLVNLGKWNTFALDLSKIITPEPGAIYRVEFSYKKAYSLYKCENANADESENEEAEEVDEKDVNYSENSYDDYYYDDYEWRESQDPCTNSYYYNARIGTNILASDVGVIAKRGENKSYLFAVNNIITTEPISNARVDLYSFQQQKLATSATSSEGIASFQLDTFAYFAIVTYGTQSTYVKLDDGTSLSVSNFNVAGETLQKGLKGFIYGERGVWRPGDNLYLSFILNDASNKLPLGHPIKFRLADPNGKVTYQTVQKTNEWNHYAFTVPTEMDAPTGNWEAMVSVGGAKFYKSIKIETIKPNRLKIKNSFKRAVLSSSYPNTSTLEVTWLHGAVAKNLNVEMQAKFSQQATTFKNYEKYIFDDLVRKFSTEEITVFSGKLDANGKANTVVDPKIQGQAPGMLRASFITKVYEEGGDFSTDVMATTYSPYNTYVGIKSPEPNRYGMLETRKVNQFDIVTVDENGRPRAVKNLEVKVFKVEWRWWWDASSDNLSNYNSDDATTSYKTFRVNTDANGKGNVSFALTDEEWGRYLIRVSDEVGGHATALTANIDWPMWSGKTKNTNASTANMLVFSTDKEKYAVGEKAQISFPSSEGGRAFISIENGSKVVQTLWAKTQKGETKVSIPITSAMAPNVYFNITLLQPHASTKNDLPIRMYGIVPIEVIDKNTILEPKLVMPDVLKPEQSFALKVSEQSGKEMTYTIAVVDEGLLDLTRFKAPNAWDSFYVREALGVKTWDIYDDVIGAYGGKVNQIFSIGGDQDLGGGKAKKANRFKPVVIYMGPFKLEKGQTKTHQIKLPKYIGSVKTMIVAGDATTSAYGSVEKATPVRSPLMVLASLPRKISPSERVTIPVTVFAMEKNIKNVTVQIKTNNGLKVIGSAVQKVSFAQPDEKMAYFNLAVGSVTGIGKVQIVATSGKEKSVYDVEIDMTNPNPVTNTFTDVILEPNSAKTISWKTFGVAGSNKAKLEISSMPTINLNGRLQYLIQYPHGCVEQTTSSVFPQLYLNDIADLDATRKGLIQKNVTAGITRLGGFQLSNGGMAYWQGGTEADDWGSSYAGHFMIEAEKKGYFLPINFKSKWISYQQKEAKQWRFESRYGNDLAQSYRLYTLALAGAPDLASMNRLRETKGISNESKLRLASAYVLAGQKSAGLTLLLNTKIDEESNYNYYYYGSSDRNRAMTLETMVLLGQKSKAFAMATKLAKEMSSDMWMSTQTTAYCLYAMAKFSLSNGSKGMDVQWSKDGKSETIKTLKTISDRSLVVKMGTNSVTLKNNKKNRLFVRVLNTGILPIGQENAIQSNVSASIVFKNRKGGVINVSKINQGTEFVAEVTVRNQKNERVENVALSQILPSGFEIVNTRFTDYGDATNNVADYIDIRDDRTNFYFGLKAGEVKAFSILLNASYLGTYYLPGLQCEAMYDNTFLARTKGFWVQVVK, encoded by the coding sequence GTGAAAACAAAAGGATTGATTTTCGTGTTTTGTGTATTTTTTTTGTTTCAAGGTTGTAGTAAAAAATCTGCTGCCGATTTTAATTCCGATTTTTCATTATTTAAAGAGTACATAGTCAGTTTTACTGGGGGAATAGTCTCGGCGCAATCTGATATTCGGGTGGTTTTGGCTTTCGATAATAATTGGAAAGTCAATCAGGTTTTAGATGATGATTTGTTGGATATTTCTCCAAATGTACATGGAAAAGTGGTGGCACTTTCGAACAATACCATTGCTTTTATACCCGAAAAAAAGCTGGAATCAGGAACCGAATACCAAGTGACTTTGCATTTGGATAAAATCAATCCTAAAGTAGCTGAAAAGCACAAAGAACTTTCCCAATTTAATTTTACTGTAAAAACCATCAAACAGGATTTTACTCTTAATACACTCGATGTTCAATCGTATAGCAAAGAATATCAATATCTGAATTGTGTGTTGAAAACAGCGGACAATATGGATTTTGAAACTGCTAAAAAATTGGTTGAAGCCGAACATAACGGAAAAGATTTACATGTCATTTTTGAAAAATCTCCAGCTGTTGCCAGAGAATTCAAATTTAGAATTGACAGTATTCAGCGGGTAGATATTACAAGCAATCTTGCGATTTCCTATGACGGAACGGATTATGATATGGACCAAAAAGGAACTATCGATTTTCCAATTACGACTTTAAATGAGTTTAAAATTATAAAATCCGAATTGCAGGGAGAAGGCAATCAATCGTTATCTATTAATTTTTCGGAACCATTAGAGAAAGGTCAGGATTTTAAAGGTTTGGTAGCGATTCAAAATACTAATAATTTAAAGTTTTCTACTCAAGGTAATGTTTTAAAAGTATATTTTAATAATGAAAAAGAGGTAAAAAAGCCTGTTGAAGTAATACCCGAAGTAGCGCCCGAAGTAATAGTTGCTGATACTTCTGCAGTTGCAGTTGATTCTGCATCTGTTGTAGTAGAGGAATCAGTTGTTGAAGTTGTTGAACCAGAACCAGCAGTTTTTTCTCAAAAACTAGCAGGAGATTTGTTGTTAGAGGTTTTTCAAGGAATCGAAAGTGAATATGGCAAAAAACTAAATGCGAATTATTCTGAGAAAATTTCTTTTGATGAAATAAAACCCAATGTTCGTTTTCTAAAAAGTGGAACTATTTTGCCAAGTTCGAATAATTTAAAACTCAATTTTGAAGCGGTAAACTTAAGTGCTGTAGATGTAAAAGTGTATAAAATTTACAAAAACAATATTCTTCAGTTTCTTCAGGATAATGAATTGAATGGTACTCGAAATCTAAAAAGAGTAGGTCAGCCTATTGCCAAATCGACTATTAATTTAAAAGAGAACAGCTTGGTGAATTTGGGTAAATGGAACACTTTTGCTTTGGATTTATCTAAAATTATTACACCAGAACCGGGAGCTATTTACAGAGTGGAGTTCTCGTATAAAAAAGCCTATTCTTTATATAAATGTGAAAACGCTAATGCAGACGAAAGCGAAAATGAAGAGGCAGAAGAAGTAGATGAAAAAGATGTGAATTATAGTGAAAACTCTTATGATGATTACTATTATGACGATTATGAATGGAGAGAAAGTCAAGATCCTTGTACAAATTCATATTATTACAACGCTAGAATAGGAACTAATATTTTGGCTTCGGATGTTGGTGTGATAGCCAAAAGAGGCGAAAATAAATCGTACTTATTTGCCGTAAATAATATCATTACAACCGAACCAATTTCGAATGCGCGAGTTGATTTATACAGTTTTCAGCAACAAAAATTAGCCACAAGTGCGACAAGCAGTGAAGGAATTGCTAGTTTTCAATTAGATACGTTCGCTTATTTTGCGATTGTAACTTATGGCACACAATCGACTTACGTAAAGCTTGATGACGGAACTTCATTATCGGTAAGTAATTTTAATGTGGCTGGAGAGACTTTGCAAAAAGGACTCAAAGGATTTATTTATGGGGAACGTGGCGTTTGGCGTCCGGGTGATAATTTGTATTTATCTTTTATTTTGAATGATGCTTCGAATAAATTGCCTTTGGGACACCCGATAAAGTTTAGATTGGCCGACCCTAATGGGAAAGTGACGTATCAAACCGTTCAAAAAACGAATGAATGGAATCATTATGCTTTTACAGTTCCAACCGAAATGGATGCGCCAACTGGAAATTGGGAAGCCATGGTAAGCGTTGGTGGAGCTAAGTTTTACAAGAGTATCAAAATTGAAACCATAAAACCCAACCGTTTAAAAATTAAAAATAGTTTCAAACGAGCGGTACTTTCTTCTTCTTATCCAAACACTAGCACGCTCGAAGTGACTTGGCTTCACGGAGCAGTTGCCAAAAATCTGAATGTAGAAATGCAAGCCAAATTTTCGCAACAAGCGACAACCTTCAAGAATTATGAGAAGTATATTTTTGATGATTTAGTTCGAAAATTCAGTACCGAAGAGATTACTGTTTTTTCAGGTAAATTAGATGCTAACGGAAAAGCAAACACAGTTGTAGACCCAAAAATTCAAGGTCAGGCTCCTGGTATGTTGCGAGCTTCGTTTATTACCAAAGTCTATGAAGAAGGAGGAGATTTTAGTACCGATGTTATGGCAACGACGTATTCACCTTATAATACATATGTAGGTATAAAATCGCCAGAGCCGAATCGTTACGGCATGCTTGAAACCCGAAAAGTAAATCAATTTGACATTGTTACTGTCGATGAAAATGGAAGACCAAGAGCAGTCAAAAACTTAGAGGTAAAAGTATTCAAAGTAGAATGGCGCTGGTGGTGGGATGCTTCTAGTGATAATTTATCCAATTACAATTCGGATGATGCGACGACTTCGTATAAAACTTTTAGAGTAAATACCGATGCTAATGGAAAAGGAAATGTAAGTTTTGCTTTGACTGATGAAGAATGGGGACGTTATTTAATTCGAGTTTCGGATGAGGTTGGAGGTCATGCAACTGCATTAACGGCTAATATAGATTGGCCAATGTGGTCTGGAAAAACTAAAAACACGAACGCTTCAACGGCAAATATGTTGGTTTTTTCTACCGATAAAGAAAAATACGCTGTTGGCGAAAAAGCACAGATTTCATTTCCATCAAGTGAAGGAGGCAGAGCTTTTATTTCTATTGAAAATGGTTCTAAAGTAGTGCAAACCCTTTGGGCGAAGACCCAAAAAGGAGAAACCAAAGTGAGTATTCCAATTACTTCGGCGATGGCACCGAATGTTTATTTTAATATCACATTGTTGCAACCTCATGCTTCGACAAAAAACGATTTGCCAATTAGAATGTATGGAATTGTTCCTATTGAAGTAATTGATAAAAACACAATTCTTGAACCTAAATTAGTAATGCCTGATGTTTTGAAACCTGAACAATCTTTTGCTTTGAAAGTAAGTGAACAATCAGGAAAAGAAATGACGTATACGATTGCAGTTGTTGATGAAGGATTGTTGGATTTAACTCGTTTTAAAGCACCAAATGCTTGGGATAGTTTTTATGTTCGTGAAGCTTTGGGAGTGAAAACCTGGGATATTTACGATGATGTGATTGGAGCGTATGGCGGAAAAGTAAATCAGATCTTTAGTATTGGTGGGGACCAGGATTTAGGTGGTGGTAAAGCCAAAAAAGCTAACCGTTTTAAACCTGTTGTGATTTATATGGGACCTTTTAAATTAGAAAAAGGACAAACTAAAACCCATCAAATAAAACTACCAAAATACATTGGTTCAGTAAAAACGATGATTGTAGCTGGTGATGCGACAACAAGTGCTTATGGTAGTGTCGAAAAAGCAACTCCTGTTCGCAGTCCGTTGATGGTATTGGCTTCGTTGCCAAGAAAAATTTCTCCATCCGAAAGAGTGACGATTCCTGTTACTGTTTTTGCAATGGAAAAAAACATCAAAAATGTAACGGTTCAAATTAAGACAAATAATGGATTAAAAGTTATTGGTAGTGCTGTGCAAAAAGTTTCATTCGCACAACCTGATGAAAAAATGGCTTATTTTAATTTGGCTGTTGGTAGCGTTACCGGAATTGGAAAAGTACAAATTGTAGCGACTTCGGGTAAAGAAAAATCGGTTTATGATGTAGAGATTGATATGACCAATCCGAATCCAGTGACAAATACATTTACGGATGTGATTTTAGAACCAAATAGTGCAAAAACTATTTCATGGAAAACATTTGGAGTTGCTGGAAGTAATAAGGCAAAATTGGAGATTTCATCAATGCCAACTATTAATTTGAATGGCAGATTGCAATATCTTATTCAATATCCTCATGGTTGTGTGGAGCAAACGACTTCCTCAGTGTTTCCGCAATTGTATTTGAATGATATAGCTGATTTGGATGCTACTCGAAAAGGTTTAATTCAGAAAAATGTAACTGCAGGAATCACAAGACTAGGAGGTTTCCAATTATCGAATGGAGGAATGGCGTATTGGCAAGGCGGAACTGAAGCAGATGATTGGGGTTCTTCTTACGCTGGACATTTTATGATTGAAGCCGAGAAAAAAGGGTATTTCTTACCGATAAATTTCAAATCAAAATGGATTTCGTACCAACAAAAAGAAGCCAAACAATGGCGATTTGAATCTAGATATGGCAATGATTTAGCACAGTCGTATCGTTTATATACTTTGGCTTTGGCCGGAGCTCCAGATTTGGCTTCGATGAATAGATTGCGAGAAACCAAAGGAATTTCGAATGAAAGTAAATTGCGTTTGGCTTCTGCTTATGTATTGGCAGGACAAAAATCAGCTGGTTTGACTTTATTGTTGAATACTAAAATAGACGAGGAATCTAATTATAATTATTACTATTATGGTTCTAGTGACAGGAATCGTGCGATGACTTTGGAGACAATGGTGTTGCTAGGTCAAAAATCAAAAGCATTCGCAATGGCTACAAAATTAGCCAAAGAAATGTCAAGCGATATGTGGATGAGTACACAAACGACAGCATATTGTTTGTATGCAATGGCTAAGTTTTCTTTGAGTAATGGTTCAAAAGGAATGGATGTTCAATGGAGTAAAGACGGAAAGTCTGAAACAATTAAAACGTTAAAAACAATCTCTGATAGAAGTTTGGTTGTCAAAATGGGAACAAATAGTGTGACTTTAAAAAACAATAAAAAGAACCGACTTTTTGTTCGGGTATTGAATACTGGAATTCTTCCTATTGGTCAAGAAAATGCGATTCAAAGTAATGTTTCGGCTTCTATTGTTTTTAAAAATAGAAAAGGCGGTGTGATTAATGTTTCTAAAATAAATCAGGGAACTGAGTTTGTTGCTGAGGTAACGGTTAGAAACCAAAAGAATGAGCGTGTAGAAAATGTGGCGCTATCTCAAATTTTACCTTCTGGTTTTGAAATTGTAAATACTCGTTTTACTGATTATGGAGATGCAACCAACAATGTTGCCGATTATATTGATATCCGAGATGATAGAACCAATTTCTATTTTGGTTTGAAAGCAGGCGAAGTAAAAGCCTTTAGTATATTATTGAACGCCTCTTATTTAGGAACTTATTATTTACCTGGATTGCAATGTGAGGCAATGTATGATAATACCTTTTTGGCGAGAACTAAAGGATTCTGGGTTCAGGTGGTAAAGTAG
- a CDS encoding nucleoside deaminase, which yields MINPFTDEYFMKKALQEAEMAFEKGEIPVGAIIVVADKVIARSHNLTELLNDVTAHAEMQSITAAANFLGGKYLKDCTLYVTLEPCQMCAGALYWSQISKIVFGARDEQRGFMTMGTKLHPKTTVVSGVIANEAADLMKRFFASRRK from the coding sequence ATGATAAATCCTTTCACCGACGAATATTTTATGAAGAAAGCTTTGCAGGAAGCTGAAATGGCTTTTGAAAAAGGCGAAATTCCTGTCGGAGCCATAATCGTTGTTGCAGATAAAGTAATAGCAAGAAGTCATAACTTGACCGAATTACTTAATGATGTTACCGCTCATGCCGAAATGCAATCAATAACAGCAGCTGCGAATTTTTTAGGCGGAAAATATTTAAAAGATTGTACCTTATATGTAACACTTGAACCTTGTCAAATGTGTGCGGGTGCTTTGTATTGGAGTCAGATTTCTAAAATTGTTTTTGGAGCTCGTGATGAGCAACGTGGGTTTATGACTATGGGAACCAAATTGCATCCTAAAACTACTGTAGTTTCAGGTGTTATAGCTAATGAAGCTGCGGATTTGATGAAGCGATTCTTTGCTTCTAGGAGAAAATAA
- a CDS encoding type II toxin-antitoxin system RelE/ParE family toxin: protein MKPVVWSPNAIESIQNCYNYIYLQSPQNADLVVETLFDLGEKLNLFPDKNPIEPLFNSEEIRFFPKWNFKIVYRIEQNRIYILDIFSTYRNPQNFKL, encoded by the coding sequence ATGAAGCCAGTTGTCTGGTCTCCAAATGCTATAGAATCTATTCAAAACTGTTATAATTATATTTATCTGCAAAGTCCACAAAATGCTGATTTGGTTGTAGAAACCTTATTTGATTTAGGTGAAAAATTAAATTTATTTCCTGATAAAAACCCCATAGAACCATTATTCAATTCAGAAGAAATTCGATTTTTTCCTAAATGGAATTTTAAAATAGTTTACCGAATAGAACAAAACAGAATCTATATTCTCGATATTTTTTCAACGTATCGAAATCCTCAAAATTTCAAATTATAG
- a CDS encoding mechanosensitive ion channel family protein produces the protein MFLKDHLKNSIIISLCSIVLLVSPNVTAQHKKKVKAVVTTDFDESKVPILIGKIETYTFTIDRSRFLLERGYDVSSIENALPEIERRVKGFKKRFEKRGQKANLRSLNSSVILLGEISENLTSYKVLLSGYSDQLTKKNKEVKKILNDQELNVQVEDSLLQTQLKDVVTEAKELNKSQKKVLAKLNLLTSRISINLFQTQDLSSDMVYLSISKKINMWSQEEAPLFQAKPSEYESSFFDIVIKALERSRKILIIYLSTKIDVIVLSLLIFTCLTAWMISNKRRIKKLGDSESILSQVKFLKKSIIVGSLFAFFSYVPFIFGNPTMSLLHTLELFRLSLLCFLLLPFLTQQAKVMWFSLFGIWFFYAIDDVLLDSAFGERWALFFIGILLLFLCVKIIRSKGNLLIGIESSPATKALVIFTIVQIILSLSFNLTGRLSLAKIFGVSAVQCLMLGASLKVFCSIVVEAIYLQTEAYQSSRFSDFINFEALQHRLIKYLWILAAVVFFIAFARNITLYELLINSCAGFFNETRSIGSFKFTFLSIAIFIFILWLSSVISSFISFFFREQTNATGKRSGLNSMMLLIRLAIWTVGFLIAVAAAGIPIDKLSIMLGALGVGIGFGLQNIVNNLVSGVIIAFERPIQIGDQIEIGNKSGVVKEIGVRSSKIYSSEGSDIIVPNGDLLSQHLINWTMEDRSKRVEFTIGLPYHADIEMARKLMGEKLAMNEKILTLPKPTIVIQDFGEYAITLKTQLWVADLSHAGEVRTQAMNAVKIALTEAGINLQIKPLN, from the coding sequence ATGTTTTTAAAAGATCATTTAAAAAACAGTATCATAATTTCTCTTTGCTCAATTGTATTGCTGGTTTCTCCTAATGTAACCGCACAGCATAAAAAAAAAGTTAAAGCTGTTGTCACAACAGACTTCGACGAAAGCAAAGTACCTATATTAATCGGGAAAATTGAAACCTATACTTTTACCATTGACAGAAGCAGGTTTTTACTTGAAAGAGGTTACGATGTTTCTTCTATTGAAAACGCTTTGCCTGAAATTGAAAGAAGGGTAAAAGGCTTCAAGAAACGATTTGAAAAGCGTGGACAAAAAGCAAACTTACGCAGCCTTAACAGTTCGGTTATTTTACTTGGTGAAATATCCGAGAATTTGACTTCATATAAAGTACTTCTTTCAGGTTATAGTGATCAGCTGACCAAAAAAAATAAGGAAGTAAAAAAAATACTAAATGACCAGGAATTAAATGTTCAGGTTGAGGATTCTTTATTGCAAACACAATTAAAAGATGTAGTGACTGAGGCTAAAGAACTAAATAAATCACAGAAAAAGGTATTGGCTAAACTAAACTTATTGACTAGCCGCATTTCGATCAATTTATTTCAAACTCAGGATTTGTCTTCTGATATGGTTTATTTATCCATTTCAAAAAAGATAAATATGTGGTCACAAGAGGAAGCTCCTCTTTTTCAAGCAAAACCAAGCGAATATGAAAGTTCCTTTTTCGATATTGTTATAAAAGCCTTGGAGCGTTCGAGAAAGATTTTGATAATTTATTTGAGTACCAAAATTGATGTTATTGTTTTAAGCCTTTTGATATTTACCTGCTTAACTGCTTGGATGATATCGAATAAACGCCGAATTAAAAAACTAGGTGATTCAGAATCCATTTTATCGCAAGTAAAGTTTTTGAAAAAGAGTATAATTGTTGGGTCGTTATTCGCCTTTTTTAGCTACGTCCCTTTTATTTTTGGCAATCCTACAATGTCACTTTTGCACACTTTAGAATTATTCCGCCTTAGTTTGCTCTGCTTTTTACTATTACCATTTTTAACCCAGCAAGCTAAGGTTATGTGGTTTTCTTTATTTGGAATTTGGTTTTTTTATGCAATAGATGATGTTTTACTTGACTCAGCATTTGGAGAACGTTGGGCTTTATTTTTCATAGGTATTTTGTTATTGTTTTTGTGTGTTAAAATTATTCGCAGCAAAGGCAATTTATTAATTGGTATAGAATCCTCTCCAGCAACTAAAGCTTTGGTTATTTTTACCATTGTTCAGATCATTTTATCATTATCTTTTAATTTAACAGGACGATTATCACTTGCCAAGATATTTGGTGTTAGTGCTGTGCAGTGTTTAATGTTAGGAGCTAGTCTAAAAGTATTTTGCAGCATCGTTGTAGAAGCCATTTATCTGCAAACCGAAGCCTATCAGTCCAGTCGATTTTCGGACTTTATTAATTTTGAAGCACTTCAGCATCGCCTTATAAAGTATTTATGGATATTAGCGGCAGTAGTATTTTTTATAGCTTTTGCCAGAAATATTACCTTATATGAATTGCTGATTAATTCTTGTGCTGGTTTTTTTAACGAAACAAGGAGTATTGGAAGTTTTAAATTTACTTTTTTAAGCATTGCAATATTTATTTTTATCCTTTGGCTATCGTCCGTTATTTCTAGTTTTATTAGTTTTTTCTTTAGAGAACAAACAAATGCCACGGGAAAAAGAAGTGGTTTAAATTCGATGATGTTATTAATTCGTTTGGCAATATGGACAGTTGGTTTTCTTATAGCTGTAGCTGCAGCGGGTATTCCGATTGATAAACTTTCGATTATGCTTGGTGCTTTGGGAGTAGGTATTGGTTTCGGTCTGCAAAATATTGTAAACAACTTGGTTTCAGGTGTAATTATAGCTTTTGAGCGTCCAATTCAAATTGGAGATCAAATTGAAATTGGTAATAAATCTGGCGTGGTTAAAGAAATCGGTGTACGATCCAGTAAAATATACAGTTCCGAAGGTTCAGACATTATAGTGCCAAATGGTGATTTATTGTCCCAACATTTAATCAACTGGACTATGGAAGACAGAAGCAAACGTGTAGAGTTTACTATCGGTTTGCCTTATCATGCGGATATAGAAATGGCTCGTAAACTAATGGGTGAAAAATTAGCGATGAATGAGAAGATATTGACATTGCCTAAACCTACTATTGTAATTCAAGATTTTGGCGAATACGCAATTACGCTAAAAACCCAACTATGGGTTGCGGATTTATCTCATGCAGGAGAAGTAAGGACACAAGCCATGAATGCTGTTAAAATAGCTTTGACTGAGGCAGGAATTAATCTTCAAATTAAGCCGTTGAATTAA
- a CDS encoding 1-deoxy-D-xylulose-5-phosphate synthase → MKSNLLQNIYNPTDLRQLDEAQLPQLAQELRDFIIGIVAVKEGHLGASLGVVELTIALHYVFNTPEDLLIWDVGHQAYGHKILTERREIFHTNRQLGGISGFPKRAESIYDAFGVGHSSTSISAALGMAIASNLKGDFEKQHIAVIGDASIASGMAFEGLNHAGVTDANLLVILNDNAIGIDPSVGALKNYFTAIKEGKNPKQNNMIRSLNFKCSGPIDGNDIFAVVKELKRLHKIKGPKFLHLITTKGKGLQQAEEDQVKYHAPGKFDALTGEIIPKQEAHLPPKYQDVFGLTILDLAKKNEKIVGITPAMPSGSSLKFMMDAFPKRAFDVGIAEQHAVTLAAGMATQGMVVYCNIYSTFLQRAYDQVIHDVALQNLPVIFCLDRAGLVGEDGATHHGVFDLAYLRCIPNMIIHAPLNEIALQNILYTAQLGLDHPIAIRYPRGRGVTKDWENLYLEKYETIEIGKAKLLKNGSKTAILSTGTIGNNVSMALSEIEHPENFAHYDFAFIKPLDEKELHLIFNQFETIITIEDGVVKGGFGSAILEFASTHNYNSKIQFLGIPDVFIEQGSIDDLQQYCGISINSLKIVFSSY, encoded by the coding sequence ATGAAAAGCAACTTACTACAAAATATCTACAACCCAACCGATTTACGCCAACTCGATGAGGCTCAACTTCCGCAATTAGCACAAGAATTACGTGATTTTATTATTGGAATTGTGGCTGTAAAAGAAGGACACTTAGGCGCCAGTCTTGGTGTTGTAGAACTTACGATTGCCTTGCATTATGTATTTAATACTCCTGAAGATTTATTAATTTGGGATGTAGGTCACCAAGCTTACGGGCATAAAATCTTAACCGAAAGGAGAGAAATTTTCCATACTAATCGTCAACTAGGCGGGATTTCAGGTTTCCCGAAAAGAGCTGAAAGTATATATGATGCTTTTGGTGTAGGCCACTCCTCTACTTCTATTTCAGCAGCTTTAGGAATGGCGATTGCATCCAATTTAAAAGGCGATTTCGAAAAACAACATATTGCAGTTATTGGTGATGCTTCCATCGCCTCAGGAATGGCGTTTGAAGGATTAAATCACGCTGGCGTTACTGATGCTAATTTATTGGTGATTCTTAACGATAATGCTATCGGAATTGACCCAAGTGTTGGTGCTTTGAAAAACTATTTTACTGCCATAAAAGAAGGAAAAAATCCGAAGCAAAATAATATGATTCGGTCATTGAATTTTAAATGTTCAGGTCCAATTGATGGGAACGATATTTTTGCAGTAGTAAAAGAATTAAAGCGTTTACATAAAATAAAAGGCCCTAAATTTTTACATCTCATTACAACCAAAGGAAAAGGACTGCAACAAGCCGAAGAAGACCAAGTAAAATATCATGCTCCTGGTAAATTTGATGCTTTAACCGGAGAAATCATTCCGAAACAAGAAGCACATTTACCTCCAAAATACCAAGATGTTTTTGGATTAACCATTTTAGATTTAGCCAAAAAGAATGAAAAAATTGTTGGAATCACTCCTGCAATGCCATCAGGAAGTTCTCTAAAATTTATGATGGATGCATTTCCAAAACGTGCATTTGATGTTGGTATTGCCGAACAGCACGCAGTGACATTAGCTGCAGGAATGGCAACCCAAGGAATGGTTGTGTATTGCAATATTTACTCAACTTTTTTACAGAGAGCCTATGACCAAGTGATTCATGATGTGGCTTTGCAAAATTTGCCCGTTATTTTTTGCTTAGACAGAGCGGGTTTAGTTGGCGAAGACGGAGCAACACATCATGGTGTTTTCGATTTAGCTTACTTACGTTGTATTCCAAACATGATAATTCATGCGCCTCTGAATGAAATTGCCTTGCAAAACATCTTATATACTGCACAGTTGGGATTAGATCATCCTATTGCAATACGTTATCCACGTGGCAGAGGGGTGACCAAAGATTGGGAAAACTTATATTTAGAAAAATACGAAACAATTGAAATAGGAAAAGCAAAACTATTGAAAAACGGATCAAAAACAGCCATTTTATCAACTGGAACTATTGGCAACAATGTTAGTATGGCTCTTTCAGAAATAGAACATCCAGAAAATTTTGCACACTATGATTTTGCATTTATTAAACCACTTGACGAAAAAGAACTTCATCTTATATTTAATCAATTTGAAACTATTATTACAATTGAAGACGGAGTAGTAAAAGGAGGCTTTGGAAGTGCTATTCTAGAATTTGCATCAACTCATAACTATAATTCTAAAATACAATTTTTAGGAATTCCCGACGTTTTCATTGAACAAGGTTCTATCGATGATTTGCAACAATATTGCGGAATTTCAATCAATAGTTTGAAAATAGTTTTCTCAAGTTATTGA